Proteins co-encoded in one Microcebus murinus isolate Inina chromosome 5, M.murinus_Inina_mat1.0, whole genome shotgun sequence genomic window:
- the ZBTB9 gene encoding zinc finger and BTB domain-containing protein 9, with the protein MDTSTHLPPVPPSPICNPAPRTIQIEFPQHSSALLESLNRHRLEGKFCDVSLLVQGRELRAHKAVLAAASPYFHDKLLLGDAPRLTLPSVIEADAFEGLLQLIYSGHLRLPLDALPAHLLVASGLQMWQVVDQCSEILRELETSSGGISARGATSYHALLSTTSSPGGWCIRSSPFQTPVQSSASTESPASTESPVGGEESELGEVLQIQVEEEEEEEEEEEEEDEDQGSAVLTQTPQPQRVSGGLTHSHGSHPLPLSDTLRRLPEGESAPLELPAPPTALPPKIFYIKQEPLEPKEEVSGGGTQSGGTKEEIKVFPGGATEGNRELGFLLSSGGGATSGGGGPSWKPVDLHGNEILSGGGGPGGAGQAVHGPVKLGGTPPADGKRFGCLCGKRFAVKPKRDRHIMLTFSLRPFGCGICNKRFKLKHHLTEHMKTHAGALHACPHCGRRFRVHACFLRHRDLCKGQGWATAHWTYK; encoded by the coding sequence ATGGATACCTCGACGCATTTGCCTCCTGTACCCCCCTCCCCGATCTGCAACCCAGCCCCACGGACAATACAGATCGAGTTTCCGCAGCATAGCTCAGCGCTGCTGGAATCCCTGAACCGCCACAGGCTAGAGGGAAAGTTCTGTGATGTGTCCCTCCTGGTACAGGGCCGGGAACTTAGGGCTCACAAAGCAGTGTTGGCTGCTGCCTCTCCTTACTTCCACGACAAGCTGCTTCTAGGGGATGCGCCCCGTCTCACCCTGCCAAGTGTTATTGAAGCCGATGCCTTCGAGGGGCTGCTCCAGCTCATTTATTCAGGGCACCTCCGCCTGCCACTGGATGctcttcctgcccatctccttGTGGCTAGTGGCCTTCAGATGTGGCAAGTAGTAGATCAGTGCTCAGAGATTCTTAGAGAACTAGAAACTTCAAGTGGTGGGATTTCAGCTCGTGGAGCAACCTCTTACCACGCGCTTCTTTCCACCACATCCTCTCCAGGAGGGTGGTGCATTCGCTCTTCCCCTTTCCAGACACCAGTGCAGTCCTCCGCTTCCACTGAGAGCCCGGCTTCTACTGAGAGCcctgtgggaggggaggagagtgaACTGGGAGAGGTGTTACAAATTCAggtggaggaagaagaagaggaggaggaggaggaagaagaagaagatgaggaCCAGGGATCAGCTGTACTCACTCAGACTCCTCAGCCTCAGAGAGTATCAGGGGGTTTAACCCATTCTCATGGATCCCACCCATTGCCCTTATCTGATACTCTCCGCAGGCTTCCAGAGGGTGAGAGTGCACCACTTGAGCTTCCTGCCCCTCCTACTGCACTGCCCCCCAAAATCTTCTACATTAAGCAGGAACCCTTAGAGCCTAAGGAGGAGGTATCAGGAGGTGGAACTCAGTCTGGAGGAACAAAGGAGGAAATCAAAGTGTTTCCTGGAGGGGCCACTGAAGGGAACAGGGAGCTAGGGTTCTTGTTGTCCTCAGGGGGAGGGGCaacatctgggggtgggggtccatCTTGGAAACCAGTGGATCTTCAtgggaatgaaattctgtcaGGAGGTGGAGGACCTGGGGGAGCAGGGCAGGCTGTGCATGGGCCTGTGAAACTAGGGGGGACACCTCCTGCAGATGGAAAACGCTTTGGTTGCTTGTGTGGGAAGCGGTTTGCAGTGAAGCCAAAGCGTGACCGGCATATCATGTTGACCTTCAGCCTTCGGCCTTTTGGCTGTGGTATCTGCAACAAGCGCTTCAAACTTAAGCACCATCTGACAGAGCACATGAAGACCCATGCTGGAGCCCTACATGCCTGTCCTCACTGTGGCCGTCGGTTTCGAGTCCATGCCTGTTTCCTTCGCCACCGGGACCTATGcaagggccagggctgggctacTGCCCACTGGACTTACAAGTGA